In Selenomonas dianae, a genomic segment contains:
- a CDS encoding ABC transporter substrate-binding protein, which produces MCRCRRYKHISDLGILFFLFAVIFCTIFILREFTTTSLPIHDVLPERQTTVRSVQTYNSRGQQEMLVITREPQRIVVMDWNNIEILLALGLADRIVLACMEPPHTTDLQERYPEEFAKIQEIAPERVSLEMILAAEPDLIFARQSAFSERRLRSTEWWHKRGVATYIPVTSNTGEKQTIEKELRYIRDVGIVFGCPERAEAIAADISAQIGQIREQTAGKRQDRVIVLEGSPSKYVINYNARWLVGDFLHTLGARMATDVQFRDAETLLVLDPDVIFVEYFDEHTASFADQLMHHPEYRSLKAVRENRVYPIPVEYMYMPGLRTAKGLCLFAKGLYPDIECDMETKGGGSKVISNLE; this is translated from the coding sequence ATGTGTCGATGTCGCAGATACAAGCACATATCGGATCTTGGGATATTGTTTTTTCTTTTCGCTGTGATATTTTGCACGATCTTTATTTTACGTGAATTTACAACAACATCTTTACCGATTCATGATGTTCTGCCGGAGAGACAGACGACGGTGCGCAGTGTGCAGACCTATAACTCACGAGGACAGCAGGAGATGTTGGTCATCACGCGTGAACCGCAGCGGATTGTGGTGATGGATTGGAACAACATTGAAATCCTCTTGGCGTTGGGATTGGCAGATCGCATCGTATTAGCCTGTATGGAGCCTCCGCATACGACTGATTTACAGGAGCGGTATCCGGAGGAATTTGCCAAAATACAGGAAATTGCTCCGGAGAGAGTAAGTTTGGAAATGATTCTGGCCGCGGAACCGGATCTGATTTTCGCACGGCAATCCGCATTTTCTGAGCGGAGACTCCGATCGACAGAATGGTGGCACAAACGTGGTGTAGCTACCTATATTCCTGTGACATCAAATACCGGAGAGAAACAGACCATCGAAAAAGAACTCCGCTACATACGTGATGTTGGTATCGTGTTTGGCTGTCCGGAGAGAGCTGAGGCGATTGCAGCAGACATCTCCGCTCAGATTGGGCAGATACGGGAACAAACAGCGGGGAAAAGGCAGGATCGTGTCATCGTTCTGGAAGGCTCACCATCAAAATATGTGATCAACTATAATGCGCGTTGGCTTGTCGGTGATTTTCTGCACACACTCGGTGCTCGTATGGCGACAGATGTGCAGTTTCGCGACGCGGAGACTTTATTGGTCTTAGATCCGGATGTTATCTTTGTGGAATATTTTGATGAGCATACGGCTTCTTTTGCAGATCAGTTGATGCATCATCCGGAATACCGTTCGCTCAAAGCCGTGCGGGAAAACCGCGTCTACCCAATTCCTGTGGAGTATATGTATATGCCCGGGCTGCGCACAGCAAAGGGGCTTTGCCTGTTTGCAAAAGGTCTGTATCCGGACATTGAATGCGATATGGAAACCAAGGGGGGCGGTTCAAAGGTCATATCGAACCTAGAATAA
- a CDS encoding autotransporter outer membrane beta-barrel domain-containing protein, translating into MAYWKMLGRRNKKNMVLASMLAVSVLSSATVCAAKTIEKHTNGKAYGRTMHDDQKEVWNEDVTVNVSGNGGGQWYNNVTGLYLLEGADLTINGDLKMVVKNKNPATRGKSSSTSDIAHYYMSGIYAGYGGYSYGEQHGDTKCTINGNVDMDIVGVALQANKDGYITVRGGKIVTHALTTSDTYAMLAEEGSVFMNTGADGKTPGTADVDVYGNLGVLHKNYGIDPNPDAHGSFVSIGLTTAKSKLTGGVLNEFAENGQNKHHAGVDMYLKNGAVWNNQWIGAERVAAPNRADKNTYLYTGSKVRNLVGGASEAERGHIHQKDTRPITVDNYSGHEAVHYGRAADGSLVGGNFVVNHAAAGSQVTLSAQNPTIGKSLNEEEYKAEVEKSLQALAGKLSYTGYVNGERNLRGIAAVEGGLVAPAAKMQLDYQAADGQAKLSSPIFEKETPLVRGAKSAMLASSVFWAGNNNDLRRRMGDLRLGSEENGIWVKYLGGKTGVEDEHLNLRQNYHITQLGYDRKVKDWTTGIALEYGTSSASYGNGSGKGRLSGIALYGSMQKDDGQYLDIIGKGTHLNNEYSAYTDSGYRMDGDYGTHGFSLSMEYGKKLPEKNGFYVEPSVELTYGHLEGADYDAPTNVAGKKIRVQQDAFNSTVGRIGIGVGTDTPRSNLFMKIALAHEFSGTMTSKFTAPSEPTSSTEIDLKDTWVDLELGGSHKLNDSSYIYGTYTKNFGATLDNKWRADVGVRFLF; encoded by the coding sequence ATGGCGTATTGGAAGATGCTCGGCAGGAGAAACAAAAAGAACATGGTTCTTGCCTCTATGCTGGCGGTAAGTGTCCTATCGAGTGCGACGGTATGCGCGGCGAAAACGATTGAGAAACATACGAACGGCAAAGCCTACGGCCGTACGATGCACGACGACCAAAAAGAAGTATGGAATGAGGATGTCACGGTCAACGTCTCCGGCAATGGGGGCGGCCAGTGGTACAACAATGTGACGGGGCTGTACCTCTTGGAGGGCGCAGATCTCACGATCAACGGCGACTTGAAAATGGTGGTGAAAAACAAAAATCCGGCCACGCGGGGCAAATCATCGTCCACCTCGGACATCGCACATTACTATATGAGCGGCATCTATGCGGGTTACGGCGGGTACTCGTACGGTGAGCAGCACGGGGATACAAAATGCACAATCAACGGCAACGTGGATATGGACATTGTAGGCGTGGCGCTCCAAGCCAATAAGGACGGATACATCACCGTGCGCGGCGGCAAGATCGTCACGCACGCACTCACCACATCCGATACCTATGCGATGCTTGCCGAGGAGGGCTCGGTGTTCATGAATACCGGTGCCGATGGGAAGACTCCGGGGACAGCAGACGTGGATGTCTATGGCAACCTCGGGGTGCTGCACAAAAACTATGGCATCGACCCCAATCCGGACGCACACGGCTCTTTCGTCTCCATTGGTCTGACCACGGCAAAGTCGAAGCTGACCGGCGGTGTGCTCAACGAGTTCGCTGAAAACGGACAGAACAAACATCACGCCGGTGTCGATATGTACCTGAAGAACGGTGCCGTCTGGAACAATCAGTGGATCGGCGCGGAACGCGTGGCGGCTCCCAACCGGGCGGACAAAAACACCTATCTCTACACAGGAAGCAAGGTGAGGAACCTTGTCGGCGGGGCGTCGGAGGCGGAGCGCGGACACATCCACCAAAAAGACACGCGCCCCATTACCGTAGATAACTACAGCGGTCATGAGGCGGTGCATTATGGTCGTGCGGCGGACGGCAGTCTCGTCGGAGGGAATTTCGTCGTCAACCATGCCGCCGCAGGTTCGCAGGTGACGCTCTCCGCACAGAATCCGACCATCGGCAAGAGCCTGAACGAGGAGGAATACAAGGCGGAAGTGGAGAAAAGCTTGCAGGCACTCGCAGGCAAGCTCTCTTATACGGGCTATGTCAACGGAGAGCGGAACCTGAGAGGAATCGCGGCAGTGGAGGGCGGTCTGGTCGCCCCGGCGGCAAAGATGCAGCTCGATTATCAAGCCGCCGACGGGCAGGCAAAGCTGTCGTCACCGATCTTCGAAAAGGAGACACCGCTGGTACGCGGTGCAAAGAGCGCGATGCTGGCTTCTTCCGTCTTTTGGGCGGGAAACAATAACGACCTGCGCCGCCGCATGGGCGATCTGCGTCTGGGAAGCGAAGAAAACGGCATCTGGGTGAAATATCTGGGCGGCAAGACGGGGGTTGAGGACGAGCATCTCAATCTCAGGCAGAACTACCATATTACACAGCTCGGATACGATCGAAAGGTGAAGGACTGGACGACCGGCATTGCACTGGAGTACGGAACATCCAGTGCATCCTACGGCAACGGCTCAGGGAAGGGACGACTGAGCGGCATCGCACTCTACGGGAGTATGCAGAAAGACGACGGGCAGTACCTCGACATCATCGGGAAAGGCACGCATCTGAACAATGAATACAGTGCCTACACCGACAGCGGCTACCGCATGGATGGCGACTACGGAACGCACGGGTTCTCCCTGAGCATGGAATATGGGAAAAAACTTCCTGAAAAGAACGGATTCTACGTCGAGCCGAGTGTAGAACTGACCTATGGTCATTTGGAAGGGGCGGACTACGATGCGCCGACCAATGTTGCAGGAAAGAAAATACGCGTTCAACAGGATGCATTTAACAGCACGGTCGGCAGGATTGGCATTGGGGTTGGCACTGACACGCCAAGAAGCAACCTATTTATGAAAATAGCACTGGCGCACGAGTTCAGCGGCACAATGACGAGTAAATTCACTGCGCCGAGCGAGCCGACAAGCAGCACAGAGATCGACCTGAAGGACACTTGGGTG